A single window of Brevinematales bacterium DNA harbors:
- a CDS encoding fibronectin type III domain-containing protein, translating into MRGKYIQFKILVHPYEDNQSPISLDSIRLSYLMDASPQPPMLMSVVPGSGTIKLTWMPTTEDDVIGYEVYYGTHEGNYICGDSLSGKSPIFIPFKQSGKLKTIEYVLQGMRNEVPYFIAIKAVDANGNRSVFSKEAYARPSTVYNGAGFSIGQ; encoded by the coding sequence ATGCGCGGAAAGTACATCCAGTTCAAGATACTGGTTCACCCCTATGAGGATAACCAGAGCCCGATATCGCTCGATTCCATCAGGCTGAGTTACTTGATGGACGCCTCGCCCCAGCCGCCTATGCTGATGTCAGTCGTACCCGGAAGCGGCACGATTAAGCTGACATGGATGCCGACTACCGAAGACGATGTGATCGGGTATGAAGTTTATTACGGGACGCATGAAGGGAACTATATCTGCGGCGATTCCCTATCGGGTAAATCGCCGATATTTATCCCGTTCAAGCAGAGCGGAAAGCTCAAGACTATCGAATATGTCCTGCAGGGGATGCGTAACGAGGTGCCGTACTTTATCGCGATCAAGGCGGTGGACGCCAACGGGAACCGCAGCGTGTTCTCCAAGGAAGCCTACGCCCGCCCGTCGACCGTCTATAACGGCGCGGGGTTTAGCATAGGCCAATAA
- the argB gene encoding acetylglutamate kinase, whose translation MQNGIDKARVLTEAMPYIRQFYGSTIVVKYGGSAMDDETLKEKVILDFILMKLVGINLVVVHGGGPHITDMMKKLGKEAVFIDGHRVTDDETMEITEMVLSGLINKKIVSLINKNGGKAVGISGKDAMLIEAVKKAGEQPSVDLGQVGDISRVNPELLLSLTRDGFIPVISPVGFGVSDGKTYNVNADTAASHIAAAMKARRVIYMTDVRGLYSEYGDEKSFLESVDEAQIIELKKAGKIGKGMIPKIDAALYCLKNGAEKVHYIDGRVEHALLLELFTEAGIGTEIKL comes from the coding sequence ATGCAGAACGGTATCGATAAAGCCCGCGTCCTCACCGAGGCCATGCCGTATATCCGGCAGTTCTACGGCAGTACGATTGTGGTCAAATACGGCGGGAGCGCGATGGACGACGAGACGCTGAAGGAAAAGGTCATCCTCGATTTTATACTGATGAAATTAGTAGGAATAAATCTCGTGGTCGTGCACGGCGGCGGGCCGCATATCACCGATATGATGAAGAAGCTCGGCAAGGAAGCGGTATTTATCGACGGGCACCGGGTGACGGACGACGAGACGATGGAGATTACCGAGATGGTGCTGAGCGGCCTCATCAATAAGAAGATCGTGTCGCTCATCAATAAGAACGGCGGTAAAGCGGTGGGTATCTCCGGGAAGGACGCGATGCTGATCGAGGCGGTCAAGAAGGCGGGCGAACAACCGTCGGTCGACCTCGGGCAGGTCGGCGATATATCCAGGGTCAATCCCGAACTCCTGCTGTCGCTCACGCGCGACGGGTTTATCCCGGTCATCTCGCCTGTGGGGTTCGGAGTATCGGACGGGAAAACGTACAATGTGAACGCCGATACCGCTGCGTCGCATATCGCGGCGGCTATGAAGGCGCGGCGGGTCATCTATATGACCGACGTCAGGGGATTATACTCCGAGTACGGCGACGAGAAGAGTTTCCTCGAGAGCGTGGACGAGGCTCAGATTATAGAGCTCAAGAAAGCGGGAAAGATCGGGAAGGGCATGATACCCAAGATCGACGCCGCGTTGTACTGCCTGAAGAACGGCGCGGAGAAGGTTCATTATATCGACGGACGTGTCGAACACGCGTTGCTGCTCGAACTGTTTACCGAGGCCGGTATCGGGACGGAGATCAAGCTCTAG
- a CDS encoding fumarate hydratase — translation MKRITRGEFENAFRDALVHASFNLRPDVLAYFKRLRDEAAQDIQKETVNIFIDNSITACAEKRGVCQDTGYVQLYLRIGADTLIDCDLQESADRMTAEVYSSMFLRASIADPITRRNTETNTPVFVHTETGGAEGLDGHIMIKGGGSENLTRTAALLPTLGKDDIAGWAIEQVLAAGSKGCPPYLVGVGIGGTFEKAVHWSKRVLLRTIGEEGMSPEEREIAGMIKAEVNRKGKGFQGMRFAETVMDVQVRTNPCHIATLPVAVSIGCNAVRQARFII, via the coding sequence ATGAAACGGATAACGCGCGGGGAATTCGAGAACGCGTTCCGGGACGCGCTCGTGCATGCGAGCTTCAACCTTCGCCCGGACGTGCTCGCTTACTTCAAGCGTCTCCGCGACGAAGCGGCTCAGGATATACAAAAGGAAACGGTCAATATTTTTATCGATAACAGTATAACAGCGTGCGCGGAAAAACGCGGCGTTTGCCAGGATACCGGATATGTCCAGCTTTACCTGCGCATCGGCGCGGATACGCTGATCGACTGCGATCTGCAGGAGTCCGCCGACAGGATGACCGCCGAGGTTTATTCGTCGATGTTTCTCCGCGCGTCGATTGCCGACCCGATCACACGGCGGAACACGGAGACGAACACCCCCGTGTTCGTGCATACCGAGACCGGCGGCGCGGAGGGATTGGACGGGCATATCATGATCAAGGGCGGCGGTTCGGAGAACCTGACCCGCACGGCGGCGCTTCTCCCGACTTTGGGAAAGGACGATATCGCGGGATGGGCGATCGAGCAGGTACTGGCCGCCGGGTCTAAGGGATGCCCCCCGTATCTGGTCGGCGTCGGTATCGGCGGGACGTTCGAGAAGGCGGTGCATTGGTCGAAACGGGTTCTGCTGCGGACGATCGGCGAGGAGGGGATGTCGCCCGAAGAACGGGAGATCGCGGGAATGATTAAGGCGGAAGTCAACCGGAAGGGGAAGGGATTCCAGGGGATGCGTTTTGCCGAGACGGTAATGGACGTGCAGGTCAGGACGAATCCCTGCCATATAGCGACGTTACCGGTCGCGGTGTCGATCGGGTGCAACGCGGTACGTCAGGCGAGATTTATCATATAG
- a CDS encoding LL-diaminopimelate aminotransferase — protein sequence MIRINENFQRLQGSYLFSEIAKRTKDYQLRHPDQKVIRLGIGDVTQPLAKSVVDGLAKGVADMGRVETFQGYRSDEGYEFLREAIRQMDFVSRGVDIALDEIFITSGAKEDTANFQELFAGDIKIAIPDPVYPVYVDSNVMAGRSGKFVDGRYEKFIYMDTRAENGFTPDIPKEPVDLIYLCFPNNPTGQVATKEQLKRWVEYAVKNKAVILYDAAYEAFIRDPEIPHSIFEIDGAKQVAAEFRSLSKTAGFTGTRCGYTIIPKEAAAYDADGKPVSLNALWNRRQNTKFNGVAYAIQKGAYEVFTAKGRAECDTIIDYYLENARIIGDGLKALGISFSGGTNSPYIWLKTPGNLTSWEFFDRLLFEIQVVGTPGSGFGKCGEGYFRLTSFGKKEDVVEAVERIKSLKL from the coding sequence ATGATTCGGATAAATGAGAATTTTCAGCGTTTACAGGGGAGCTATCTCTTTTCGGAGATCGCGAAACGGACTAAAGATTATCAGTTGCGACATCCCGACCAGAAGGTGATTCGCCTCGGTATCGGCGATGTCACTCAGCCGCTCGCCAAGTCGGTGGTGGACGGTCTGGCGAAAGGTGTCGCGGATATGGGACGTGTCGAGACCTTCCAGGGATACCGTTCCGACGAGGGTTACGAGTTCCTCCGTGAGGCGATCCGCCAGATGGACTTTGTTTCGCGCGGGGTGGATATCGCGCTCGACGAAATATTTATCACTTCCGGCGCTAAAGAGGATACCGCGAACTTTCAGGAGCTCTTCGCCGGCGATATAAAAATAGCTATTCCCGACCCGGTCTACCCGGTCTATGTGGATTCCAATGTGATGGCGGGACGGAGCGGGAAGTTTGTCGACGGACGCTATGAGAAATTCATCTATATGGATACGCGCGCGGAGAACGGTTTTACCCCGGATATCCCCAAGGAACCGGTCGACCTGATCTATCTCTGCTTTCCGAATAACCCGACCGGGCAGGTCGCGACGAAGGAGCAGCTCAAAAGATGGGTCGAGTACGCGGTAAAAAATAAGGCGGTCATCCTTTACGACGCGGCCTACGAGGCGTTTATCCGCGACCCGGAAATCCCCCATAGCATATTCGAGATAGACGGCGCGAAACAGGTCGCGGCGGAATTCCGCAGCCTCTCCAAGACCGCCGGGTTCACCGGGACGCGCTGCGGATACACGATTATCCCTAAAGAAGCGGCGGCATACGACGCGGACGGGAAACCGGTATCGCTCAACGCTCTCTGGAATCGTCGTCAGAACACGAAGTTTAACGGGGTGGCGTATGCTATCCAGAAGGGCGCGTATGAGGTCTTTACGGCGAAGGGGCGCGCGGAATGCGATACGATTATCGATTACTATCTCGAGAACGCCCGGATTATCGGGGACGGCCTCAAGGCGCTCGGAATCTCCTTTTCCGGCGGGACGAACTCACCGTATATCTGGCTCAAGACGCCCGGGAATTTGACCTCGTGGGAATTCTTCGATAGATTATTATTCGAGATACAGGTGGTCGGGACTCCCGGCTCCGGCTTCGGGAAATGCGGCGAGGGGTATTTCCGCCTGACCTCGTTCGGGAAAAAGGAAGATGTGGTCGAAGCGGTCGAAAGAATAAAAAGTCTCAAACTTTAG
- a CDS encoding ParB/RepB/Spo0J family partition protein, with protein MIDKKKRLGKGMMALVDEMSDSQPDAKDIGVIDIDRIIPNRYQPRKTISEGALKELADSIREKGVIQPVIVSELGDGRYELVAGERRWRASKLAGLLEIPAIIRDYSEEERIEIALIENIQREDLNAMEVAMAYKEIMERIGLTQEQLSQKIGKNRSTVTNTLRLLKLPEYIRDRVMNGELTEGHARAILSVEDIDGQLNLAKTIIERGLSVREAEEIARGGQPKKKPDVSRETSKARDTGIDELQERFISALGAKVELVGSKKKGKIMIYYHNTDELETLFRAIVRGK; from the coding sequence ATGATAGATAAAAAGAAACGGCTCGGCAAGGGAATGATGGCGCTTGTCGACGAAATGTCCGACAGCCAGCCGGATGCGAAGGATATCGGGGTCATCGATATCGACCGGATTATCCCGAACCGTTACCAGCCCCGTAAAACGATTTCCGAGGGCGCGCTCAAGGAATTGGCCGATTCGATCCGCGAGAAGGGCGTCATACAACCCGTGATAGTGTCCGAACTCGGCGACGGGCGTTACGAACTGGTCGCGGGAGAGCGCAGATGGCGCGCGTCGAAACTCGCCGGGCTTCTTGAAATTCCCGCGATCATCCGCGACTATTCCGAGGAGGAACGGATCGAGATCGCGCTGATCGAGAATATCCAGCGCGAGGATTTGAACGCGATGGAAGTCGCGATGGCGTATAAAGAGATTATGGAACGGATAGGGCTGACGCAGGAGCAGCTTTCCCAGAAGATCGGGAAGAACCGCAGTACGGTCACGAACACCCTGCGCCTCCTGAAACTCCCCGAATATATCCGCGACCGTGTGATGAACGGGGAATTGACCGAGGGGCATGCCCGCGCCATCCTGTCGGTTGAGGATATCGACGGCCAGCTGAATCTCGCGAAAACGATTATCGAGCGGGGGCTTTCGGTACGCGAGGCGGAGGAGATCGCGCGCGGAGGCCAGCCCAAGAAGAAGCCTGATGTTTCACGTGAAACATCGAAGGCACGCGACACGGGTATCGACGAGCTTCAGGAGCGTTTTATCAGCGCGCTCGGCGCGAAGGTCGAACTGGTCGGCAGTAAAAAGAAAGGGAAAATAATGATCTACTATCATAATACTGACGAACTGGAAACATTGTTCCGCGCGATTGTTCGCGGAAAGTAA
- a CDS encoding ParA family protein, which yields MGKVIVVANQKGGVGKTTTTINLAVYLAKVEKKVLLVDIDPQGNSCSGLGIDIRERQGNGIYEVLIGHKKMKDVTVGSKYKGLSVVPVTLDLTGAQIELMNAERKEYILRDALADVRGEYDYILVDTPPSLGLFTLNGLVAADSVLIPLQSEFYAMEGLAQLLKAIKMVKSATNKELAIEGVLITMYDSRTNLSKEVVEEVKGYFKEKVYDTIIPRNVSLSEAPSYGVAVYEHAAKSVGAEMYMQFGAEFVKRIGG from the coding sequence ATGGGTAAGGTAATAGTTGTCGCGAACCAGAAGGGCGGGGTCGGAAAAACCACGACCACTATCAACCTCGCGGTCTATCTCGCGAAGGTGGAGAAAAAAGTGCTTCTGGTGGATATCGATCCGCAGGGAAATTCGTGCAGCGGTCTGGGTATCGATATACGCGAACGGCAGGGGAACGGTATCTATGAGGTACTGATCGGGCATAAAAAAATGAAGGACGTCACGGTCGGGTCGAAGTATAAGGGGCTCTCTGTTGTCCCTGTGACTCTCGATCTGACAGGCGCGCAGATAGAGCTGATGAACGCCGAACGGAAGGAGTATATCCTGCGCGACGCGCTCGCGGATGTGAGGGGAGAGTACGATTACATATTGGTCGATACCCCGCCGTCGCTGGGGCTTTTTACCCTCAACGGGCTGGTTGCGGCCGACTCGGTGCTGATCCCGTTACAGAGCGAATTCTACGCGATGGAAGGACTCGCCCAGCTCCTCAAGGCGATCAAGATGGTCAAGAGCGCGACCAATAAGGAACTCGCTATCGAAGGAGTCCTGATCACCATGTATGACTCCCGCACCAACCTTTCGAAGGAAGTGGTCGAGGAAGTCAAGGGTTACTTCAAGGAAAAAGTGTACGATACGATTATCCCCCGCAATGTCAGCCTGAGCGAGGCTCCGAGCTACGGGGTCGCGGTCTACGAGCACGCGGCGAAAAGTGTGGGCGCGGAAATGTATATGCAGTTCGGCGCGGAATTTGTAAAACGGATCGGAGGCTGA
- a CDS encoding TIGR02206 family membrane protein, whose product MLKIIPILWVIVFAVFPPVFGESLNSDINPPGVTIFSPLPGQEIPTQFTLKGKVWDNTGAAKVTVFAKSADGSFTRQFDGIIDRVIYKGEVLYTLGTYSAKIELPEGSYTVWTEAIDFAGNPAVTGVRTIGVNPSAAGKGFVFYSIQHWMGLLAVVLSIIGMALILKRLKSPVAEKRTEWILAAFLWSNELMLNIYYLATDAYRIGNHLPFHLCGMSVVLIPFMFFVTNEKAKKTLYEIIYFWGLGGATQALLTPDIGLFNFPHFRYFSFFISHGAIVASAIYMTFIRGYKPTLKSLGKVLLFTNALILLMFGVNYLAQFVPPYEVGNYFFLSYPPVDGSVIDVMVDIFGPAPRYVIGLEIMGILIFIALYLPFGIGSIVGRIRDRQNKVPKAENAD is encoded by the coding sequence ATGCTTAAAATCATACCGATATTATGGGTTATAGTTTTCGCGGTCTTTCCCCCCGTGTTCGGGGAGAGTCTGAATTCCGATATTAACCCGCCGGGGGTTACCATATTTTCCCCGCTTCCCGGTCAGGAAATACCCACGCAATTCACACTGAAAGGGAAGGTCTGGGATAACACGGGCGCGGCGAAAGTGACCGTATTCGCGAAGTCCGCCGACGGGAGTTTCACCCGGCAGTTCGACGGCATAATCGACAGGGTGATTTACAAGGGCGAAGTTCTCTATACGCTGGGAACCTACTCCGCGAAAATCGAGCTCCCCGAGGGGTCGTATACCGTTTGGACGGAGGCTATCGACTTTGCGGGCAACCCTGCGGTTACCGGGGTACGGACGATCGGCGTGAATCCGTCCGCCGCCGGGAAGGGTTTCGTATTCTATTCGATCCAGCACTGGATGGGACTGCTCGCTGTAGTACTTTCCATAATAGGGATGGCGCTGATCCTGAAACGGCTGAAAAGCCCTGTCGCGGAAAAACGTACCGAATGGATACTTGCGGCGTTCCTCTGGAGTAACGAGCTGATGCTGAACATCTACTATCTCGCGACCGACGCATACCGTATCGGCAACCATCTCCCGTTTCACCTTTGCGGGATGTCGGTCGTCCTGATCCCGTTCATGTTTTTCGTGACGAACGAAAAGGCGAAAAAGACCCTCTACGAGATCATTTATTTCTGGGGGCTCGGCGGCGCGACACAGGCGCTCCTGACCCCGGATATCGGATTGTTCAATTTCCCGCATTTCAGGTACTTCTCGTTTTTCATCTCACACGGCGCGATTGTGGCGTCGGCGATTTATATGACGTTCATCAGGGGTTACAAACCCACCCTTAAATCGCTCGGTAAGGTACTGCTATTTACCAACGCGCTTATCCTGCTGATGTTCGGGGTGAACTACCTCGCGCAGTTTGTCCCGCCCTACGAGGTCGGCAATTACTTTTTCCTGAGCTACCCGCCTGTGGACGGTTCGGTGATCGACGTGATGGTCGATATTTTCGGGCCTGCCCCGCGATATGTTATCGGCCTCGAGATCATGGGTATCCTTATTTTCATAGCGCTGTATCTCCCGTTCGGTATCGGCAGCATAGTCGGGAGAATCCGTGACCGGCAAAATAAGGTACCGAAGGCGGAAAATGCCGATTAG